The genomic DNA TGGATGACTGGAAAACGAATCTGGTACATCTCATTAGGTGTTTTCCTGGCTATGTTCACATCTCAGATTTTGCTTACCGGGCTCTGGAACGACTTCTCCTGGTGGAGATTCGGCGTGGTGGCCTACAGGATGTGTCTCATAACCTCTTTAGTGGCGTTGCCTTTGGCGTTGTGGAGAAACCATCGGGCCTGGTGTTCCGTATGCCCCGTGGGAAATCTCCTAAGACGATAGTTTTTTATCAAAATCCAGAAGGAGGAATAGTTATGACCGTAAAAGTATATTCGACCCAGGGCTGTGTATGGTGCAAAAAGGTTAAAGAATACCTTACAGACAAGGGAGTGCAGTTTGACGTCATCGACGTAGGTGCCGACCGTGAGGCGGCCAAGAAGATGGTCGCCGAGACCGGCCAGATGGGCGTTCCGGTTATCGACGTAGACGGCAAGTATATAGTAGGTTTCGACAAGGCCGCTCTTGATGAGGCATTAGGGCTCTAGGTAGCGGACTAAAGCGGATCGTTATCCCTCTCCAAGCTCTGGTGTTATAATAATGGCCAGAGTACTGAGAGGAGGTATGTAGCATACATACTAAAAGAGTTGTCG from Dethiosulfovibrio salsuginis includes the following:
- a CDS encoding 4Fe-4S binding protein codes for the protein MDTKYIRWISALIYATVMVVGWWYPPVALVAFALMGLVLLTGKRKKWCGSYCPRGSFLDMVMKHLSPKKPVPKWMTGKRIWYISLGVFLAMFTSQILLTGLWNDFSWWRFGVVAYRMCLITSLVALPLALWRNHRAWCSVCPVGNLLRR
- a CDS encoding glutaredoxin family protein; this translates as MTVKVYSTQGCVWCKKVKEYLTDKGVQFDVIDVGADREAAKKMVAETGQMGVPVIDVDGKYIVGFDKAALDEALGL